From a single Micromonospora pallida genomic region:
- a CDS encoding MFS transporter has translation MRTKLSTMFQSLRIRNYRLFASGQLIKLIGVWMMFIAQDWLVLELSDDSATALGIVTALQFTPVLLLTLLSGRLADRYDKRLLLFVANAFWSVLALGMSLLVVTDLVQLWHVFAFAALLGVANAVETPVRQAFVSELVGTPLLPNALALSAATFNSARIIGPAVAGVAIAIVDVGPVFLVSALSSLAPLANVVRMNPAELHREALPPMAERGSAKVVDGLRYVAKRPDLLLPMALMSVMGMSLFNFQLTLAALAKTVFNTGAASFGLFTTTLAVGSLAGALAGSGRRSRPSVWVVLGAAVACSVFGTLVGLAPAYWLVVALLMPTGFFLIYFAQAANQRVQLGTDAAFRGRVMSLWVLVFLGTNPVGAPLIGWVAETYGAGASIWAGGLISLTAAGLALTWQLRRSGARIRLRILPLPRFYVVSPSDC, from the coding sequence GTGCGGACGAAGCTGAGCACGATGTTCCAGTCCCTACGAATCCGTAACTACCGGCTCTTCGCATCCGGACAGTTGATCAAGTTGATCGGCGTCTGGATGATGTTCATCGCCCAGGACTGGCTCGTCCTCGAACTCTCCGACGACTCCGCCACCGCGCTCGGCATCGTCACCGCGCTCCAGTTCACCCCGGTCCTGCTCCTCACCCTCCTCTCCGGCCGCCTCGCCGACCGGTACGACAAGCGCCTCCTCCTCTTCGTCGCCAACGCCTTCTGGAGCGTGCTCGCCCTCGGCATGAGCCTGCTGGTCGTCACCGACCTGGTGCAGCTCTGGCACGTCTTCGCCTTCGCCGCCCTGCTCGGCGTCGCCAACGCGGTGGAGACCCCGGTCCGGCAGGCGTTCGTCTCCGAGCTGGTCGGCACGCCGCTGCTGCCGAACGCGCTCGCCCTCTCGGCGGCCACCTTCAACAGCGCCCGGATCATCGGGCCTGCCGTCGCCGGGGTCGCCATCGCCATCGTCGACGTCGGCCCGGTCTTCCTGGTCAGCGCGCTCAGCTCGCTCGCCCCGCTGGCCAACGTGGTCCGGATGAACCCCGCCGAGCTGCACCGGGAGGCACTGCCTCCGATGGCGGAACGCGGCTCGGCGAAGGTGGTCGACGGGCTGCGGTACGTCGCCAAGCGCCCCGACCTGCTGCTGCCGATGGCGCTGATGTCCGTCATGGGGATGAGCCTGTTCAACTTCCAGCTCACCCTGGCCGCCCTGGCCAAGACCGTCTTCAACACCGGTGCCGCCTCGTTCGGCCTGTTCACCACCACGCTCGCGGTGGGCTCACTCGCCGGTGCGCTGGCCGGCAGCGGACGGCGCAGCCGTCCGTCAGTCTGGGTGGTGCTCGGCGCGGCGGTCGCCTGTTCGGTGTTCGGCACCCTGGTCGGGCTCGCGCCCGCCTACTGGCTGGTCGTCGCGCTGCTCATGCCGACCGGCTTCTTCCTGATCTACTTCGCCCAGGCGGCCAACCAGCGGGTGCAGCTCGGCACCGACGCCGCCTTCCGGGGCCGGGTGATGTCGCTCTGGGTGCTCGTCTTCCTCGGCACCAACCCGGTCGGCGCGCCGCTCATCGGTTGGGTGGCCGAGACGTACGGTGCCGGCGCGAGCATCTGGGCCGGCGGGCTGATCTCGCTCACCGCCGCCGGACTGGCCCTGACCTGGCAACTGCGCCGCTCCGGTGCCCGGATCCGGCTGCGGATCCTCCCGCTGCCCCGGTTCTACGTCGTCTCGCCCTCCGACTGCTGA
- a CDS encoding futalosine hydrolase: protein MTGLLVVTAVPAEAEAVRTGLTDPTATVVPVGVGPALAGAATARLLALAEAAGRPYGGVVSAGVAGGFAGRVAVGGTVLAGRSLAADLGAESPEGFVPVDELGMSPEMLGGTIAVDADPALLATLRSALPEAVVGTVLTVSTVTGTAASTRALAERHPDAVAEAMEGYGVAVAATQAGLPFVELRTISNPIGPRDRGAWRLREALAALGTAATALDALRTGTR from the coding sequence GTGACCGGACTGCTCGTGGTCACCGCGGTCCCCGCCGAGGCGGAAGCCGTCCGGACCGGCCTGACCGATCCCACGGCCACGGTCGTGCCGGTCGGGGTCGGCCCGGCCCTGGCGGGGGCGGCCACCGCGCGCCTGCTGGCCCTCGCCGAGGCCGCTGGGCGGCCGTACGGAGGTGTGGTCAGCGCCGGCGTGGCCGGCGGCTTCGCCGGCCGGGTGGCGGTGGGCGGGACGGTGCTCGCCGGCCGGAGCCTCGCGGCGGACCTGGGCGCGGAGTCACCGGAGGGGTTCGTCCCGGTCGACGAGCTGGGCATGTCCCCCGAGATGCTCGGCGGCACGATCGCCGTCGACGCGGATCCCGCCCTGCTCGCCACCCTGCGGTCAGCACTACCGGAAGCGGTGGTCGGCACGGTGCTGACGGTCAGCACCGTGACCGGCACCGCCGCCAGCACCCGGGCGCTCGCCGAACGGCACCCCGACGCGGTGGCCGAGGCGATGGAGGGGTACGGCGTGGCGGTCGCCGCCACTCAGGCCGGGCTCCCCTTCGTGGAACTCAGGACGATCTCCAACCCGATCGGTCCCCGGGACCGGGGCGCGTGGCGACTCCGGGAGGCCCTCGCCGCCCTCGGTACGGCGGCGACCGCCCTCGACGCCCTCCGGACCGGCACACGCTGA
- a CDS encoding DUF3027 domain-containing protein, with protein MCTILAHRPDRRRLCPRRRVSGSPCRSASRMGDNGTVTRPASARARLDQICATAVEVARDGITEVEPSDVGDHLKAVAEGDRIVTHYFECRLTGYQGWRWAVTVTRIPRSRNVTICETVLLPGPDALLAPGWLPWQERLQPGDLGPGDLLPTPPDDERLAPGYLLSDDPAVEETAWELGLGRARVFSREGRIDTAQRWYDGDHGPSAAISVAAPAAARCGSCGFYLPLAGTMRQSFGACGNFYAPDDGRVVSADHGCGAHSEALAEAVETPVDELPTVYDDSAVEELSVSRAPGSVEATEPAEPYGHS; from the coding sequence ATGTGCACCATCCTCGCCCATCGTCCCGACCGCCGTCGCCTCTGCCCGCGAAGACGTGTGTCGGGGAGTCCCTGTCGGTCGGCGTCGCGCATGGGGGACAATGGAACGGTGACCAGGCCCGCCTCCGCTCGTGCGCGTCTCGACCAGATCTGCGCCACCGCCGTCGAGGTGGCCCGTGACGGCATCACCGAGGTGGAACCCTCGGATGTCGGCGACCACCTCAAGGCGGTCGCCGAGGGCGACCGGATCGTCACCCACTACTTCGAGTGTCGGCTGACGGGTTACCAGGGCTGGCGCTGGGCGGTGACGGTCACCCGGATCCCGCGCAGCCGGAACGTCACCATCTGCGAGACCGTCCTGCTGCCCGGCCCGGACGCGCTGCTCGCGCCGGGCTGGCTGCCCTGGCAGGAGCGGCTTCAGCCGGGCGACCTCGGCCCCGGTGACCTGCTGCCCACCCCGCCGGACGACGAGCGTCTGGCCCCGGGCTACCTGCTCTCCGACGACCCGGCGGTCGAGGAGACCGCCTGGGAACTGGGGCTCGGCCGGGCCCGGGTCTTCTCCCGGGAGGGGCGGATCGACACCGCCCAGCGCTGGTACGACGGTGACCACGGCCCCTCGGCGGCGATCTCGGTGGCCGCTCCCGCCGCCGCGCGCTGCGGTTCGTGCGGGTTCTACCTGCCGTTGGCCGGGACGATGCGGCAGTCCTTCGGCGCCTGCGGCAACTTCTACGCCCCGGACGACGGCCGGGTGGTCAGCGCCGACCACGGGTGCGGCGCGCACTCCGAGGCGCTGGCCGAGGCGGTCGAGACGCCGGTCGACGAGCTGCCCACCGTCTACGACGACAGCGCGGTCGAGGAGCTGTCGGTGAGCCGGGCGCCGGGCTCCGTCGAGGCGACCGAGCCGGCGGAGCCGTACGGGCACTCCTGA
- a CDS encoding MarR family winged helix-turn-helix transcriptional regulator — protein sequence MTERTVTTRRVPPTQLAQHLRDALTRLNRRVRQARPVGDLTVTQLSALTSLRLAGALTPRELADVERVQPPTMTKIVAKLEDRGLVRRTPHPTDGRQVILTVTDGGQAVLDQFERARDGWLATRLADLTEEDLDVLDRAAEILQRIARG from the coding sequence GTGACGGAGCGGACGGTGACGACGAGACGCGTGCCACCGACGCAACTGGCGCAACACCTGCGTGATGCGCTCACTCGGCTCAATCGACGGGTCCGCCAGGCCCGCCCGGTGGGTGACCTGACGGTGACCCAGCTCTCGGCCCTGACCAGCCTCCGGCTGGCCGGTGCGCTCACACCCAGGGAGCTGGCCGACGTCGAGCGGGTACAGCCTCCGACGATGACCAAGATCGTCGCGAAGCTGGAGGATCGCGGGCTGGTTCGCCGTACCCCGCACCCGACCGACGGCCGGCAGGTCATCCTGACGGTCACCGACGGGGGGCAGGCCGTGCTCGACCAGTTCGAGCGGGCCCGCGACGGATGGCTGGCCACCCGGCTGGCCGACCTGACCGAGGAGGATCTCGACGTCCTCGATCGGGCCGCCGAGATCCTGCAACGGATCGCCCGCGGCTGA
- the thpR gene encoding RNA 2',3'-cyclic phosphodiesterase has product MRLFVAIHPPPEALADLAAQVARLRIGLAATAGTNVRLADPANAHVTLAFLGEVEDDRLAAVEDALGRAVGSCQGPEPPRLRLGRGGQFGRGRSTVLWVDVLGEVERLRTLAERIRDELRAAGLPHDDRPFRPHLTIARPGDRLDVEEDRIALNGYLGPSWPATEMALVRSHLGPDRRYDHRATWPL; this is encoded by the coding sequence ATGAGACTGTTCGTCGCGATCCACCCACCCCCGGAGGCGCTGGCTGACCTCGCCGCGCAGGTCGCCCGGCTGCGGATCGGGCTGGCCGCCACGGCCGGCACCAACGTGCGGCTGGCCGACCCGGCGAACGCGCACGTCACCCTGGCCTTCCTCGGCGAGGTGGAGGACGACCGCCTGGCCGCCGTCGAGGACGCGCTGGGCCGGGCCGTTGGCTCGTGCCAGGGACCGGAACCGCCCCGACTCCGGCTCGGCCGCGGCGGCCAATTCGGGCGCGGCCGGAGCACCGTGCTCTGGGTGGACGTGCTCGGCGAGGTGGAGCGGCTGCGAACGCTCGCCGAGCGGATCCGGGACGAGCTGCGCGCCGCCGGACTGCCGCACGACGACCGTCCGTTCCGGCCCCACCTGACCATCGCCCGCCCCGGCGACCGGCTGGACGTCGAGGAGGACCGGATCGCCCTGAATGGCTACCTCGGGCCGAGCTGGCCGGCGACCGAGATGGCGCTGGTCCGCAGCCACCTCGGTCCGGACCGCCGGTACGACCACCGCGCCACCTGGCCGCTGTGA
- a CDS encoding peptidyl-prolyl cis-trans isomerase has product MKRLLLTVSFVALALLASGCGSTDQSVDPPPNVLATVADEPVTVEQVQALIPDSPLPAVLVAGGYSGPWPEALELAIRDELLGREAARRGISGSTRAQQIATLITQEQRDAAGLTAESIADEEAQAWYQEHRRVFGNVAQADVAWGEFSDAAQAKMALEQAIDTDQPTFQRMVREGGAKVSDTATIDDHGEGADPMISRAAFAVGAAGGVGLSADPANNRWWVVRVERISFKQLNWDATLAYKVKSAMATYRQEEHLRRLAQSLRKKWPVHVYETRLADIAATEEPPK; this is encoded by the coding sequence ATGAAACGACTTCTTCTCACCGTTTCGTTCGTGGCGCTGGCACTGCTGGCGTCCGGCTGCGGGTCCACGGACCAGTCCGTGGACCCGCCGCCAAACGTTCTGGCCACCGTGGCGGACGAACCAGTCACCGTCGAGCAGGTTCAGGCGCTGATCCCCGACAGTCCCCTGCCGGCGGTATTGGTAGCCGGCGGCTACTCCGGCCCGTGGCCGGAGGCGCTGGAGCTGGCGATCCGGGACGAGCTACTGGGGCGTGAAGCCGCTCGCCGGGGCATCAGCGGGTCGACCAGGGCCCAACAGATCGCCACACTCATCACGCAGGAGCAGCGTGATGCTGCCGGCCTCACCGCCGAAAGCATCGCGGACGAGGAGGCGCAAGCCTGGTACCAGGAGCACCGCAGGGTATTTGGAAACGTGGCACAGGCCGACGTCGCTTGGGGCGAGTTCTCGGACGCCGCCCAGGCTAAGATGGCGCTGGAGCAAGCGATTGACACCGATCAGCCGACGTTTCAACGGATGGTGCGTGAGGGCGGTGCGAAGGTCAGCGACACGGCCACCATTGACGATCATGGCGAAGGCGCCGATCCGATGATCTCGCGCGCGGCCTTCGCAGTGGGCGCAGCCGGTGGAGTCGGCTTGTCCGCGGACCCGGCGAACAACCGATGGTGGGTGGTCCGCGTCGAGCGCATCTCCTTCAAGCAGTTGAACTGGGACGCGACGCTGGCCTACAAAGTAAAGTCGGCGATGGCCACGTATCGCCAGGAGGAACACCTGCGCCGGCTCGCCCAATCGTTGCGGAAGAAGTGGCCGGTCCACGTGTACGAGACCCGGCTCGCTGACATTGCCGCGACAGAGGAGCCCCCGAAATGA
- a CDS encoding aldo/keto reductase, which translates to MEYTNLGRTGLSVSRLCLGTMNFGPQTSEPDSFAIMDRALEHGLNFFDTANVYGWKTGEGVTEQIIGRWFAQGGGRREKVVLATKVYGKMGDWPNDQGLSARHIVRACEDSLRRLQTDTIDLYQMHHISRSTPWEEIWQAMETLVAQGKVLYVGSSNFAGWHLAVAQAAAGRRNFLGLVSEQCIYNLFTRFVELEVIPAAQHLGLGIIPWSPLHGGLLAGVLAKMAAGGAARGTTGRSGDALAEHRETIEAYERLCADLGHDPADVALGWLLSRPGVTAPIIGPRTVEQLDRSLGALAVRLDEATEDRLDELFPPVGSGGPAPEAWAW; encoded by the coding sequence ATGGAGTACACGAACCTCGGCCGGACCGGTCTCTCGGTGAGCCGGCTCTGCCTCGGCACCATGAACTTCGGACCGCAGACCAGCGAACCCGACAGCTTCGCGATCATGGACCGGGCGCTGGAGCACGGCCTGAACTTCTTCGACACCGCCAACGTCTACGGCTGGAAGACCGGTGAGGGGGTCACCGAGCAGATCATCGGCCGGTGGTTCGCCCAGGGCGGCGGCCGCCGGGAGAAGGTCGTGCTGGCGACCAAGGTCTACGGCAAGATGGGTGACTGGCCGAACGACCAGGGCCTCTCCGCCCGGCACATCGTCCGGGCCTGCGAGGACTCGCTGCGCCGGCTCCAGACCGACACCATCGACCTCTACCAGATGCACCACATCTCGCGGAGCACGCCGTGGGAGGAGATCTGGCAGGCGATGGAGACCCTGGTGGCGCAGGGCAAGGTCCTCTACGTTGGATCGTCCAACTTCGCCGGGTGGCACCTCGCCGTCGCCCAGGCCGCCGCCGGCCGGCGCAACTTCCTCGGGCTCGTCTCGGAACAGTGCATCTACAACCTGTTCACCAGGTTCGTCGAACTGGAGGTGATCCCGGCCGCCCAGCACCTCGGCCTCGGGATCATCCCCTGGTCGCCACTGCACGGCGGGCTGCTCGCCGGGGTGCTGGCCAAGATGGCCGCCGGCGGGGCGGCGCGCGGCACCACCGGCCGCTCCGGCGACGCGCTGGCCGAGCACCGCGAGACCATCGAGGCGTACGAGCGGCTCTGCGCGGACCTCGGCCACGATCCGGCCGATGTGGCGCTGGGCTGGCTGCTCTCCCGTCCGGGGGTGACCGCGCCGATCATCGGCCCCCGGACCGTCGAGCAGCTCGACCGGTCCCTCGGCGCCCTGGCGGTCCGCCTCGACGAGGCGACCGAGGATCGGCTCGACGAGCTCTTCCCACCGGTGGGCAGTGGCGGTCCCGCCCCCGAGGCGTGGGCCTGGTAG
- a CDS encoding 1,4-dihydroxy-6-naphthoate synthase: MALSLAISPCPNDTFVFHALVHGLVPGAPPVEVTYADVDVTNNAAERGAFDLVKVSYGALPWLLDDYHLLPCGGALGRGCGPLLLTRPENGTAGSAGNGDAASTGNSKAASTDNSDAASAGNGGPASPRRGDLSGATVAVPGDRTTAYLLFRLWSAERPPARIEVVPFHEIMPGVAAGRYDAGLVIHEARFTYPRHGLTALVDLGEWWEATTGLPIPLGAILARRGVVDPEAAAGWIRASVERAWADPAATRDYVLTHAQEMEPDVVDRHIGLYVNEFTADLGEAGFAAVEGLLRRAADAGLVPQTSSSRATAWTS, encoded by the coding sequence GTGGCGCTCTCCCTGGCGATCTCCCCCTGCCCCAACGACACCTTCGTGTTCCACGCGCTGGTGCACGGTCTGGTTCCCGGCGCACCGCCGGTCGAGGTCACGTACGCCGACGTGGACGTCACCAACAACGCCGCCGAGCGGGGCGCGTTCGACCTGGTGAAGGTGAGCTACGGGGCGCTGCCGTGGCTGCTGGACGACTACCACCTGCTGCCCTGCGGCGGGGCGCTCGGCCGGGGGTGCGGCCCCCTGCTGCTCACCCGCCCCGAAAACGGCACGGCGGGCAGTGCCGGAAACGGCGACGCGGCCAGCACCGGAAACAGCAAGGCGGCCAGCACCGACAACAGCGACGCGGCCAGCGCCGGGAACGGTGGCCCGGCCAGCCCTCGGCGGGGGGACCTCAGCGGCGCGACGGTCGCCGTACCCGGTGACCGGACGACGGCGTACCTGCTGTTCCGGCTCTGGTCGGCCGAGCGGCCGCCGGCCCGGATCGAGGTGGTGCCGTTCCACGAGATCATGCCGGGTGTGGCCGCCGGTCGGTACGACGCCGGTCTGGTGATCCACGAAGCCCGGTTCACCTACCCCCGGCACGGGCTGACCGCCCTGGTCGACCTCGGCGAGTGGTGGGAGGCGACCACCGGCCTACCGATCCCGCTCGGGGCGATCCTGGCCCGGCGGGGCGTGGTGGACCCGGAGGCCGCCGCCGGCTGGATCCGCGCCTCGGTGGAGCGGGCCTGGGCCGACCCGGCGGCCACCCGGGACTACGTACTGACGCACGCCCAGGAGATGGAGCCCGACGTGGTGGACCGGCACATCGGCCTCTACGTCAACGAGTTCACCGCCGACCTGGGTGAGGCCGGCTTCGCCGCCGTCGAGGGGTTGCTGCGCCGGGCCGCCGACGCCGGGCTCGTACCTCAGACCTCCAGCTCGCGCGCGACCGCGTGGACGAGCTGA
- a CDS encoding MFS transporter has protein sequence MPLFSRSGRSVLGTTAGAGVRATRTLFRGSVNGGRWMGRRFGRARARGAGNEVGMVRLFDLHAVSCAGDTLIAIGLAGTIFFNVPLGEARSKVALYLLVTMVPFAMLAPVVGPLLDHFRHGRRYALAATMLGRAFLAWLISDYIHGFGLYPAAFGVLALSRAYGVARSAAVPRLLPEGLGLSQVGARASVYGTIAGGLVAPIGLAAFWFGPQWPLRVASLIFLAGMVISLRLPPRADSEPPERVPRPLRRAFGRDGERPLGRGRPAGRLVLATLIGSATLRAVYGFLLLFLAFAIKAGDLTTVLLGRELGDEAALGLVGAALALGTFLATAVGTRLRIHHPALIQSSGMVIVAGVAVLATIRFSLEMVAALCLVAALVSGVAKLAVDASIQERIPERLRASSFAHSETVLMLAFVAGGGLGLVPFDGRIGIGVAAAVGTLAAIRGMVVTSRLRGERLVGRPLGDDDLAEPAPASASVPEPSDPTPAPARPPGPAEPKDEPSDLPGYHVYRPSSARSRSDDEDRQDSPGPVA, from the coding sequence ATGCCGCTGTTCTCCCGCTCCGGGCGGTCCGTCCTGGGGACGACCGCCGGCGCGGGCGTCCGCGCCACCCGTACGCTCTTCCGTGGCTCGGTCAACGGCGGCCGGTGGATGGGGCGGCGGTTCGGCCGGGCCCGGGCGCGCGGCGCCGGGAACGAGGTCGGCATGGTCCGCCTCTTCGACCTGCACGCCGTCTCGTGCGCCGGGGACACCCTGATCGCCATCGGCCTGGCCGGGACGATCTTCTTCAACGTCCCGCTCGGCGAGGCCCGCAGCAAGGTCGCGCTCTACCTGCTGGTGACGATGGTGCCGTTCGCGATGCTGGCACCGGTGGTCGGCCCGCTGCTCGACCACTTCCGGCACGGCCGGCGCTACGCCCTGGCCGCCACCATGCTCGGTCGGGCGTTCCTGGCCTGGCTGATCTCCGACTACATCCACGGCTTCGGTCTCTATCCCGCCGCGTTCGGGGTGCTCGCCCTCTCCCGCGCGTACGGGGTGGCCCGGTCCGCCGCCGTGCCCCGGTTGCTTCCCGAGGGGCTCGGCCTCTCCCAGGTCGGCGCACGCGCCAGCGTCTACGGCACGATCGCCGGCGGCCTGGTCGCGCCGATCGGACTGGCCGCGTTCTGGTTCGGCCCGCAGTGGCCGCTCCGGGTCGCCTCGCTCATCTTCCTGGCCGGCATGGTCATCTCCCTGCGCCTACCGCCCCGTGCCGACTCCGAGCCACCGGAACGGGTTCCCCGTCCGCTGCGCCGGGCGTTCGGCCGCGACGGCGAACGCCCGCTCGGCCGGGGCCGTCCGGCCGGACGGCTGGTGCTGGCCACCCTGATCGGCTCCGCCACCCTGCGCGCGGTGTACGGCTTCCTGCTGCTCTTCCTCGCCTTCGCGATCAAGGCCGGGGACCTGACCACCGTCCTGCTCGGGCGGGAGCTGGGGGACGAGGCCGCCCTCGGCCTGGTCGGTGCGGCACTGGCCCTGGGCACCTTCCTCGCCACCGCCGTGGGCACCCGGCTGCGCATCCACCACCCGGCGCTGATCCAGTCCAGCGGCATGGTCATCGTGGCCGGGGTGGCGGTGCTCGCCACGATCCGGTTCTCCCTGGAGATGGTGGCCGCGCTCTGCCTGGTGGCCGCCCTGGTCAGCGGGGTCGCCAAGCTCGCCGTGGACGCGTCGATCCAGGAACGCATCCCGGAGCGACTGCGGGCCAGTTCGTTCGCGCACTCGGAGACGGTGCTGATGCTCGCCTTCGTGGCCGGCGGCGGCCTGGGGCTGGTGCCGTTCGACGGGCGGATCGGCATCGGTGTGGCCGCCGCCGTCGGGACGCTCGCCGCCATCCGGGGCATGGTGGTCACCAGCCGGCTGCGCGGGGAACGCCTGGTCGGCCGACCACTCGGCGACGACGACCTCGCCGAGCCCGCCCCGGCGTCCGCCAGCGTCCCCGAGCCATCCGACCCCACCCCGGCACCGGCCCGACCGCCCGGACCCGCCGAGCCAAAGGACGAGCCGTCGGACCTGCCCGGCTACCACGTCTACCGCCCCTCGTCGGCGAGGAGCCGCTCGGACGACGAGGACCGCCAGGACTCCCCGGGGCCGGTGGCGTGA
- a CDS encoding NCS2 family permease translates to MDTAPPEPATPSDAARPRSGFDRFFEISARGSTLGREMRGGLATFFTMAYIVVLNPLIIGGAVDGAGERLAIPALAAATALVAGVMTLLMGVVGRFPLALAAGLGVNALVAYEIAPQMTWADAMGLVFIEGVIIAILVLTGLRTAVFRSVPTQMKTAIGVGIGLFLTIIGLVDAGFVRRVPDKANTTVPVGLGIGGKLVSWPMLVFVIGLLVTLVLVVRKVRGAILIGILTSTVLAIVVEAIANVGPSVVNGQPNPKGWALNVPELPKQVVDVPDLSLLGNFNVLDSWSQAGWLVVLMFVFTLLITDFFDTMGTMVAVGQEGNMLDERGTPPRAKEILLVDSIAAAAGGAASTSSNTSYIESAAGVAEGARTGAANLVTGGLFLLAMFLAPLVVIVPFEAASTALVVVGFLMMTSVRTIDWTDYEIAIPAFLTIVLMPFTYSISNGIGAGLITYVVVKLAKGKAREVHPLLYGVAALFVVYFLRGPVEAVLL, encoded by the coding sequence ATGGACACAGCGCCCCCCGAGCCCGCCACACCCTCCGACGCCGCCCGCCCTCGCAGTGGCTTCGACCGGTTCTTCGAAATTTCCGCCCGTGGGTCGACCCTCGGGCGGGAGATGCGCGGTGGCCTCGCCACGTTCTTCACGATGGCGTACATCGTGGTGCTGAATCCGTTGATCATCGGCGGGGCGGTCGACGGCGCGGGCGAGCGCCTCGCGATTCCCGCCCTGGCGGCGGCGACCGCGCTGGTCGCCGGTGTGATGACCCTCCTGATGGGTGTGGTGGGCCGGTTCCCGCTGGCGCTGGCCGCCGGGCTCGGCGTGAACGCGCTGGTCGCGTACGAGATCGCGCCGCAGATGACCTGGGCGGACGCGATGGGCCTGGTGTTCATCGAGGGTGTGATCATCGCCATCCTCGTGCTCACCGGGCTGCGGACGGCGGTCTTCCGCTCCGTCCCGACCCAGATGAAGACGGCGATCGGCGTCGGCATCGGCCTCTTCCTGACCATCATCGGCCTGGTCGACGCCGGGTTCGTGCGCCGGGTGCCGGACAAGGCGAACACCACCGTCCCGGTCGGGCTGGGCATCGGCGGCAAGCTGGTGAGCTGGCCGATGCTGGTCTTCGTGATCGGCCTGCTGGTGACCCTGGTGCTGGTGGTGCGCAAGGTCCGGGGTGCGATCCTGATCGGCATCCTGACCTCGACGGTGCTGGCGATCGTGGTCGAGGCGATCGCGAACGTCGGCCCGTCCGTGGTGAACGGCCAGCCCAACCCGAAGGGCTGGGCGCTCAACGTGCCGGAGCTGCCGAAGCAGGTGGTGGACGTGCCGGATCTCTCCCTGCTCGGCAACTTCAACGTCCTCGACTCGTGGAGCCAGGCCGGCTGGCTGGTCGTGCTGATGTTCGTCTTCACCCTGCTGATCACGGACTTCTTCGACACGATGGGGACGATGGTCGCGGTCGGCCAGGAGGGGAACATGCTCGACGAGCGGGGCACCCCGCCGCGGGCGAAGGAGATCCTGCTGGTCGACTCGATCGCCGCGGCGGCCGGTGGTGCGGCGAGCACGTCGAGCAACACCTCGTACATCGAGAGCGCGGCGGGTGTCGCGGAGGGTGCCCGGACCGGCGCGGCGAACCTGGTCACCGGCGGGCTCTTCCTGCTGGCGATGTTCCTCGCGCCGCTGGTGGTGATCGTGCCGTTCGAGGCGGCCTCGACCGCGCTGGTGGTGGTCGGCTTCCTGATGATGACCTCGGTGCGGACCATCGACTGGACCGACTACGAGATCGCCATCCCAGCGTTCCTCACCATCGTGCTGATGCCCTTCACCTACTCGATCTCGAACGGGATCGGCGCGGGCCTGATCACGTACGTGGTGGTGAAGCTGGCGAAGGGCAAGGCCCGCGAGGTGCACCCCCTGCTGTACGGGGTGGCCGCCCTCTTCGTGGTGTACTTCCTGCGGGGGCCGGTCGAGGCCGTGCTCCTGTGA
- a CDS encoding cold-shock protein: protein MPTGRVKWYDAAKGYGFVTSDEGGDVFLPKGALPTGVTDLKGGQRVDFSVVDSRRGAQAMGVKLLDAPPSVAELRRRPAEELHGLVEDMIKVLEAKVQPDLRRGRFPDRKTAQKIAQLVHAVARELEV from the coding sequence GTGCCGACGGGTCGAGTGAAGTGGTATGACGCGGCCAAGGGATACGGGTTCGTCACCAGTGACGAAGGTGGCGACGTGTTCCTGCCCAAGGGCGCGCTGCCGACAGGGGTCACCGATCTGAAGGGTGGTCAGCGCGTCGACTTCAGCGTCGTGGACAGCCGCCGGGGCGCGCAGGCGATGGGGGTCAAGCTGCTCGACGCCCCGCCGTCCGTGGCCGAGCTGCGTCGCCGGCCGGCGGAGGAGCTGCACGGCCTGGTCGAGGACATGATCAAGGTGCTGGAGGCCAAGGTCCAGCCGGACCTGCGGCGGGGACGCTTCCCCGACCGGAAGACCGCGCAGAAGATCGCTCAGCTCGTCCACGCGGTCGCGCGCGAGCTGGAGGTCTGA
- a CDS encoding DUF2530 domain-containing protein has product MPRQQPPRPEPLDPPMVPFALAGLAIWAVAGLTLLLFFRDWLATHGHENWLWTCLAGFLWGFPGLAVMMRHDANRRRRRAGR; this is encoded by the coding sequence GTGCCCAGACAGCAGCCACCGCGGCCCGAGCCGCTCGACCCGCCGATGGTGCCGTTCGCCCTCGCCGGGTTGGCGATCTGGGCCGTGGCCGGGCTGACCCTGCTGCTCTTCTTCCGCGACTGGCTCGCCACCCACGGTCATGAGAACTGGCTCTGGACCTGCCTGGCTGGTTTCCTTTGGGGATTCCCCGGTCTGGCGGTGATGATGCGGCACGACGCGAACCGGCGTCGCCGCCGCGCCGGCCGCTGA